A genomic stretch from Achromobacter spanius includes:
- a CDS encoding (2Fe-2S)-binding protein, which yields MAILKRLAETARPAVPFTLDGQACQALAGDTVLTAVLTQAESLRQSEFSGAPRAGFCMMGACQDCWMQLENGSRLRACSTFIEPGMRLQSAPLPPAAVPGTLAVAAWPEDDIA from the coding sequence ATGGCAATACTGAAACGCCTGGCCGAAACTGCCCGGCCCGCCGTGCCCTTCACGCTGGACGGGCAAGCCTGCCAGGCCTTGGCGGGCGACACCGTGCTGACCGCCGTGCTGACCCAAGCCGAAAGCCTGCGCCAATCCGAATTCAGCGGCGCGCCGCGCGCTGGCTTTTGCATGATGGGCGCCTGCCAGGACTGCTGGATGCAGTTGGAAAACGGCTCGCGCCTGCGCGCATGTTCCACCTTCATCGAACCCGGCATGCGCCTGCAAAGCGCGCCCCTGCCGCCCGCCGCCGTGCCCGGCACCTTGGCGGTGGCCGCCTGGCCCGAGGACGACATCGCATGA